In Bacteroidales bacterium, a genomic segment contains:
- the purQ gene encoding phosphoribosylformylglycinamidine synthase I — protein MQRGAMTIGILIFPGAHGDKELKRVLEGVYGQKVRPIWNKERDLSGIDILFIPGGFPCKGSSSSSRCIEESPVIESMLEFAERGRILVGIGNGFRVLCETGLVPGTLRMNRSQRYICRNTYIKPDNDNTVLTRKLSGDQAYRIPIATGYGRYAAKEDTLVQMRHREQILFRYCDETARISEEINVTGSVDNIAGVCNERKNVFGLIPQPERAVFSLGGSCDGKAIFDSLMEYM, from the coding sequence GTGCAACGAGGTGCAATGACCATCGGTATTCTTATATTCCCGGGAGCCCATGGGGATAAAGAACTTAAAAGGGTTCTGGAAGGAGTATATGGCCAAAAGGTAAGGCCAATATGGAACAAGGAGAGAGATCTCAGCGGGATAGATATTCTCTTTATTCCGGGCGGATTCCCATGCAAAGGCTCTTCCAGCTCTTCCAGGTGTATCGAAGAGTCGCCGGTCATTGAATCCATGCTCGAATTTGCAGAACGGGGCAGAATCCTGGTGGGGATCGGGAATGGTTTCCGGGTGCTTTGTGAGACTGGCCTGGTACCGGGGACCTTAAGGATGAACAGATCCCAGCGTTATATCTGCCGCAATACTTACATCAAACCCGACAATGATAATACGGTACTGACCCGTAAGCTCTCCGGCGACCAGGCTTACCGCATCCCCATTGCTACCGGGTATGGGAGGTATGCCGCCAAGGAGGATACCCTGGTGCAAATGCGCCACCGGGAGCAGATCCTGTTCCGGTATTGTGATGAGACTGCCCGTATTTCGGAGGAAATCAATGTGACGGGTTCGGTCGATAACATTGCCGGTGTTTGTAATGAAAGAAAGAATGTATTTGGCCTGATCCCCCAACCCGAACGGGCCGTTTTTTCCCTGGGCGGGAGTTGTGACGGCAAGGCTATTTTTGATTCTCTGATGGAATATATGTAA
- a CDS encoding PAS domain S-box protein — protein sequence MLRSERENPTELAFLIIQKLVTYMNMEMGSLFITDDSDPEHLSLELVASYAYDRRKFKSLKLEWGEGLPGSRAREKERIFITDVPAGYFEVSSGLGSSRPNCILLVPLKIADRVTGVIELATLRLLRPFEIDFVESLSDRIASSLTAVRNSECSAQLLKQSQAQAEALKKQEAATRENMNLLEQAQKESSRKESEINSILRAIDQSTLVAEFGLNGRFTRINEQFLMLLESHDDQVLGKLYSDFAVVDRSSDEYKAFWNSLKEGKSISNTEMYRLYSGEEIWLQQTFTPIINSEGRVHKILNMAVNITGERTLQQQLKTRELEITRKGLDMQTLKQAVNTSLIKGELDAEGIILEVNDKYCEVTGYGRKELLGRNYRLFLKDSEREQFEKIWQEVRKEKVYEGVIRRSRPGGGEVWIISTFSPVIDESGVIYKIYFMGLDITEKKLKYQLLDDANQEIERLKARLLDYES from the coding sequence GTGCTCCGGTCGGAACGTGAGAATCCGACAGAACTCGCCTTTTTGATCATTCAAAAGCTGGTCACCTACATGAATATGGAAATGGGTTCGCTCTTTATCACCGACGATTCCGATCCGGAACATCTTTCTCTCGAACTGGTCGCTTCCTATGCCTACGACAGGCGTAAGTTTAAATCCCTGAAACTGGAGTGGGGAGAAGGCCTGCCCGGCTCCCGTGCCCGTGAAAAAGAACGCATCTTTATCACCGATGTGCCAGCCGGCTATTTTGAGGTAAGCTCGGGACTGGGAAGCTCAAGGCCTAACTGCATCCTCCTGGTTCCGCTTAAAATTGCCGACCGTGTGACAGGAGTCATTGAACTGGCAACGCTCCGGCTGCTCCGCCCCTTCGAAATAGATTTCGTGGAATCACTCTCCGACCGTATCGCCTCCTCCCTGACGGCCGTGCGAAACAGCGAGTGCAGCGCTCAGTTGCTAAAACAATCCCAGGCACAGGCTGAAGCCCTGAAGAAACAAGAGGCCGCCACCCGGGAGAATATGAATCTGCTGGAACAGGCCCAGAAGGAGTCCAGCAGAAAAGAGTCGGAGATAAACAGCATTCTCCGTGCCATCGACCAATCGACCCTGGTGGCAGAGTTTGGTCTGAACGGCCGCTTTACCCGCATCAACGAACAGTTCCTGATGCTGCTGGAATCGCACGATGACCAGGTGCTGGGAAAATTGTACAGTGATTTTGCCGTGGTCGACCGCTCTTCCGATGAATATAAGGCATTCTGGAATTCCCTGAAGGAGGGAAAGAGCATCTCCAATACCGAGATGTACCGGCTCTACTCGGGCGAAGAGATCTGGCTGCAACAAACCTTTACACCGATCATAAACAGCGAAGGAAGGGTACATAAGATCCTGAACATGGCGGTGAATATCACTGGTGAGCGAACCCTGCAGCAGCAGCTTAAAACACGGGAACTGGAGATTACCCGTAAAGGACTGGATATGCAGACGCTCAAGCAGGCTGTAAACACTTCCCTGATCAAAGGGGAACTGGATGCCGAGGGGATCATTCTGGAGGTAAATGATAAATACTGCGAAGTCACCGGGTATGGAAGAAAAGAGTTGCTGGGACGTAACTACCGCCTTTTCCTGAAAGACTCTGAAAGGGAACAGTTTGAAAAGATCTGGCAGGAAGTCAGAAAAGAAAAGGTGTATGAAGGAGTGATTCGCCGTTCGAGGCCGGGCGGCGGGGAAGTCTGGATTATCTCCACCTTCTCTCCTGTAATAGATGAAAGTGGTGTTATATACAAGATCTATTTCATGGGACTGGATATCACCGAGAAGAAATTAAAATACCAGTTACTGGATGATGCCAACCAGGAGATTGAACGCCTCAAGGCCCGCTTGCTGGATTATGAGTCCTAA
- a CDS encoding GAF domain-containing protein: protein MQNSRIKYLLTWLSLAVLLSSGTLLMVTAWNSQVLGPVSPGWLIMLLVFLSASGIYLFMLAVKKAHRQWINEKREQESLKQGENQKTRVRPGSSRETKALDFASAARKIVRRLPEKIAREQLGSFLLKNLARELEIMSGVFYQEEKGEFTALATYAMTASTEPYSFKSGEGLSGQVAKNQQLMVMTRLPEGHLEVYSGLGKAAPSYLAIVPLVHKGRTMAVLECSGYRYDPGDIENMFKILSRELVEKLSPNLS from the coding sequence ATGCAAAACAGCAGAATAAAATACCTGCTTACCTGGCTGTCACTGGCCGTGTTGCTTAGCAGCGGCACCCTGCTTATGGTCACTGCCTGGAACAGTCAGGTCCTGGGTCCGGTATCGCCGGGCTGGCTAATAATGCTGTTGGTCTTTCTCTCTGCTTCGGGAATATACCTCTTTATGCTTGCCGTGAAGAAGGCTCACCGGCAATGGATCAACGAAAAGCGCGAGCAGGAGAGTTTGAAGCAAGGGGAGAATCAAAAAACAAGAGTCAGACCGGGCTCTTCCAGGGAAACGAAAGCACTGGATTTTGCCTCTGCCGCCAGGAAAATAGTACGGCGTTTACCCGAAAAAATCGCCCGGGAACAACTGGGGTCCTTCCTGCTTAAAAACCTGGCCCGCGAACTGGAAATCATGTCGGGAGTCTTTTACCAGGAGGAGAAGGGGGAATTCACAGCCCTGGCCACTTATGCCATGACAGCCTCCACCGAGCCCTATTCATTTAAAAGCGGCGAAGGATTAAGCGGACAGGTGGCTAAAAACCAGCAATTAATGGTTATGACCCGTCTGCCGGAGGGACACCTGGAAGTTTATTCCGGACTGGGAAAAGCAGCTCCATCCTACCTGGCCATTGTTCCCCTGGTTCACAAAGGCAGAACCATGGCCGTTCTGGAATGTTCGGGATACCGGTATGATCCAGGCGATATCGAAAACATGTTCAAGATCCTGAGCAGGGAACTTGTAGAAAAACTTTCCCCCAATCTCTCCTGA
- a CDS encoding PAS domain S-box protein, translating to MSKRDPYIIKRINLRRVLVVTAISILVVLLILFSFIMESGLPISFQSLARIHSEHPSLFLVDLLPLFVSAFLHPMHFLMNKAIREYEERVLASQLLLKRNTEFAKLLSDGENPEPYEEMMETELGRSLRMIHLNIKADRRQEREQSYINEGKNLVSRVLREQQDLGELSFRILKVLNTYIQSIQGAFYLFDEDSRRLINTATYAYNRNKYLDQEFKIGEGLVGQCAFEMDYIYRTEIPEDYITITSGILGDHKPESILLVPLISDEVLQGVLEFAFLKERIPKLTIQFLLELGEIIARTILNLKMSMHTRKWLEESRSMTEELKKNEAQLQENVREMSIAQLKLEQANIQLEGKITEARLTYISPSVVNILGYSMEEMMAGKDLERIGKKDSKRLQQVFDLLKENPEAIEPLEYWFIKKNGERVFLRSSCRNMIDDTAIRGFLLNTTDITESVHREREQRLKSRMQALSENSLDLILRISTSGNIYYANPIVEDYTQIAPSSMVNRNISEVPFSQVFVGLLDQILSSMEQSPVKKNLQLNLPMDLGEHRSERILNVDAIPEFLENELETILIVGHDITEAKLIEKEIKIQNRKVQDSINYAERIQSSILPESARIKKAFPRSFVFYKAKDVISGDFPWFFETEDSWYMAAVDCTGHGVPGALLSLVGLFLMNNICGLNPGISAGELCESLHQEVRKTLKQDRDKPETRDGMDMALCRFLKKRPVMEFAGAHRPLYLLSEGEVSVYKGERKAIGGLKHPRKPESLFTHVEVEYRPGDKFFFFTNGLSDQMGGPEGLK from the coding sequence ATGTCAAAAAGGGATCCGTATATCATAAAGCGCATCAACCTCCGGAGAGTTTTGGTGGTAACGGCCATCAGTATCCTGGTGGTCCTGCTGATCCTCTTTTCCTTTATCATGGAGAGCGGCCTGCCCATTAGCTTTCAAAGCCTTGCCAGGATCCACTCGGAGCATCCGTCGCTTTTCCTTGTCGACCTCTTGCCACTGTTTGTCTCAGCCTTTCTACATCCCATGCACTTCCTTATGAACAAGGCCATACGGGAGTATGAAGAACGGGTACTTGCCTCGCAGCTGTTGTTGAAGCGAAACACCGAATTTGCCAAATTATTATCCGACGGGGAAAATCCGGAGCCCTACGAAGAGATGATGGAAACTGAACTGGGAAGATCGCTCCGGATGATTCATCTCAATATCAAGGCCGACCGGCGGCAGGAGCGTGAACAGAGCTATATTAACGAAGGGAAAAATCTGGTATCCAGGGTTCTCCGTGAACAGCAGGACCTGGGAGAGCTCTCTTTCCGGATCCTGAAGGTGCTGAACACATACATCCAGTCCATCCAGGGTGCCTTTTATCTTTTTGATGAAGATTCCCGGCGTCTGATCAACACCGCCACCTATGCCTACAACAGGAATAAGTACCTGGATCAGGAGTTTAAGATCGGGGAGGGACTGGTGGGACAGTGTGCCTTTGAAATGGACTACATCTACCGCACCGAGATCCCCGAAGATTACATCACCATCACCTCGGGAATCCTGGGCGACCATAAACCCGAAAGTATCCTGCTGGTCCCCCTGATCTCCGACGAAGTCCTGCAGGGAGTTCTGGAATTTGCATTTCTGAAGGAGCGCATTCCCAAACTGACCATCCAGTTCCTGCTTGAACTGGGGGAAATCATAGCCCGGACCATCCTGAACCTGAAGATGAGCATGCATACCCGGAAGTGGCTCGAAGAGTCGCGGTCCATGACCGAAGAGCTGAAGAAAAATGAGGCTCAGTTACAGGAAAATGTCAGGGAGATGTCCATCGCTCAGCTTAAGCTGGAGCAGGCCAATATTCAGCTGGAAGGTAAGATTACGGAAGCCCGGCTCACCTATATCAGTCCATCCGTAGTCAACATATTGGGCTATTCGATGGAGGAGATGATGGCTGGCAAGGACCTGGAGCGTATCGGGAAAAAAGATTCCAAACGCCTGCAGCAGGTATTCGACCTCCTGAAAGAGAATCCGGAAGCCATTGAACCCCTGGAATACTGGTTTATTAAGAAGAACGGCGAACGGGTATTTCTCCGCAGCTCCTGCAGAAACATGATCGACGATACAGCTATCCGGGGATTTCTGTTAAATACAACGGATATCACCGAATCGGTACACAGGGAACGGGAACAGCGGCTCAAAAGCCGGATGCAGGCTTTGTCGGAAAACTCCCTGGATCTGATCCTGCGGATAAGCACTTCGGGAAACATTTATTATGCCAATCCCATCGTCGAGGACTACACCCAAATTGCCCCCTCCTCCATGGTCAACCGCAACATAAGCGAAGTCCCCTTTTCACAGGTCTTCGTCGGCCTGCTCGATCAGATCCTCTCCTCCATGGAGCAATCGCCGGTAAAAAAGAACCTCCAGCTAAACCTGCCCATGGATCTTGGAGAACACCGCAGCGAAAGGATCCTGAATGTGGATGCCATCCCCGAGTTCCTGGAAAACGAGCTGGAGACCATCCTGATCGTGGGCCATGATATCACCGAAGCCAAACTGATCGAGAAGGAGATTAAAATTCAGAACCGGAAAGTGCAGGATAGCATCAACTATGCCGAACGGATCCAGTCGTCCATACTCCCGGAAAGCGCCCGCATAAAAAAAGCCTTTCCCCGGAGTTTTGTCTTCTACAAAGCAAAAGATGTGATTTCGGGCGATTTCCCCTGGTTTTTCGAGACCGAAGATTCCTGGTATATGGCAGCGGTGGACTGCACCGGGCATGGAGTGCCCGGAGCCCTTCTCTCCCTGGTGGGGCTCTTCCTGATGAATAACATATGCGGACTGAATCCGGGAATCTCAGCTGGTGAATTGTGCGAATCGCTGCACCAGGAGGTAAGAAAAACTCTGAAACAGGACCGGGATAAACCCGAAACCCGCGATGGAATGGATATGGCGCTTTGCCGTTTTTTGAAGAAAAGACCGGTGATGGAGTTTGCCGGGGCACACCGGCCCCTCTACCTGCTTTCGGAAGGAGAGGTCAGTGTTTATAAGGGGGAGCGAAAGGCCATCGGGGGACTGAAACACCCCAGGAAACCGGAAAGCCTCTTTACCCATGTGGAAGTGGAATACCGGCCGGGTGATAAATTCTTTTTTTTCACCAACGGACTAAGCGACCAGATGGGAGGGCCGGAAGGACTCAAGTAA
- a CDS encoding SiaB family protein kinase produces MTYTGESKGFINYIYDRYSNLSIKDITLVFEGQITHQVMKALTGLVEEQLDEVEDDKVLRRVYHVMVESLQNINRHAEVYEYRGHPYPAMGLVLVAKNAVRFQVTTGNIVESGHAEEIALFLAKLNNMNQDDLDDLYKKQLREGILSPKGGAGLGFIDIRRKTGNHLDYSFVKIDQETSFFIFTSTISR; encoded by the coding sequence ATGACATATACCGGCGAATCCAAAGGATTTATCAACTACATCTATGACAGGTACTCCAACCTGAGCATCAAAGATATTACCCTGGTTTTTGAAGGACAGATCACCCACCAGGTGATGAAGGCGCTGACCGGCCTGGTCGAGGAGCAGCTCGACGAGGTGGAAGACGACAAAGTGCTTCGAAGGGTCTACCATGTGATGGTGGAATCTCTCCAGAATATCAACCGGCATGCCGAAGTCTATGAATACCGGGGCCATCCCTATCCGGCGATGGGACTGGTGCTGGTGGCAAAGAACGCAGTGCGCTTCCAGGTAACTACAGGGAATATTGTGGAGAGCGGACATGCCGAGGAGATCGCCCTGTTCCTGGCAAAACTGAATAACATGAACCAGGACGACCTGGATGATCTCTATAAGAAGCAACTGCGCGAAGGGATTCTCTCCCCCAAGGGAGGAGCCGGCCTGGGCTTTATCGATATACGGAGGAAAACCGGAAACCACCTGGACTATAGTTTTGTAAAGATCGACCAGGAGACTTCCTTCTTTATTTTCACTTCAACCATATCCAGATAG
- a CDS encoding DUF1987 domain-containing protein, with protein METLIIEHTDDSPRVILDQENQQFEIAGKSLPEDVVDFYQPVLDWLSAYREAPLPKTLFNLKLIYFNTASSKMIMDILLIFEEMVEEGHEVLIRWHSLRSDEDMQEAGKEYDEMIEAPFEHVIYDKP; from the coding sequence ATGGAGACATTAATCATTGAACACACCGACGACAGTCCCCGGGTCATACTCGACCAGGAGAACCAACAATTCGAGATAGCCGGAAAATCCCTGCCCGAAGACGTGGTGGATTTTTACCAGCCGGTGCTCGACTGGCTCTCCGCTTACCGGGAGGCACCACTTCCCAAAACCCTGTTTAACCTGAAGCTGATCTATTTTAATACGGCCTCGTCAAAAATGATCATGGACATCCTCCTGATATTTGAAGAGATGGTGGAAGAAGGGCATGAAGTGCTGATCCGATGGCACTCCCTGCGCTCGGATGAGGATATGCAGGAAGCCGGAAAAGAGTACGACGAGATGATTGAAGCCCCCTTTGAGCACGTCATTTATGATAAACCATGA